From a single Ascaphus truei isolate aAscTru1 chromosome 2, aAscTru1.hap1, whole genome shotgun sequence genomic region:
- the SMIM13 gene encoding small integral membrane protein 13 has translation MWQSIGLTFLVFVATLICVLLFMLFGWYVVWHLFLSKFKFLRELVCDNGSLQGDSESPTESEASSTPQRPKSARQRRAPAEEAT, from the exons atgtggcaGAGTATTGGTTTGACATTTCTCGTTTTCGTGGCTACGTTAATCTGTGTCCTGCTGTTTATGCTGTTTG GTTGGTACGTGGTATGGCATCTCTTCTTATCAAAGTTCAAGTTCCTCCGAGAGCTCGTCTGCGACAATGGGTCCCTACAGGGAGATAGTGAATCACCAACAGAGTCAGAAGCCTCATCCACTCCACAAAGACCAAAGTCTGCACGACAGAGGAGAGCGCCTGCAGAAGAGGCAACTTAA